TCACTCCATTGAACTGCTGATTGAATTAAGACAATAAAGGAAGTTGTGGAAAAGCCCATTCCTACACCGATTAAAAAAGAACCGAACATGGCCATCAATGGGCCATCATCACTAGATAAAAAGAAAAATACAACTCCTCCGAACATTAAAAATAGGCCGCCTATTACGGATGTCTTACGAAAGCCAATTGATAATATAAGCCTGCCAGCAATCGTTGAGGAAATCGGCCAGCCGATGGACATAGTAGTCAGCGTAAAGCCAGCTACCATCGGCGACTTTTCCATAACGCCTTGTACAAATGCTGGGAGAAAAGAGGAAATACCCATCAATATAATTCCGGTTGTAAAAGATGTTGCGTTAGCTATGAAGATTGACCGGTCTTTCCAAATCGTAAATGGCATCATCGGGTTTATGGCACGCTGCTCTTGAACAATAAAGAGAATAAGAAACAAAACCGATACAGATAAAAGGAAGACTGTCGTTAAGGATGTCCAAGCCCAAGCTACACCACCCTCGACTAAAACAATCATAAGAGAGCTAACGGTCAAAAACAGAAAGAGTGCACCTAAATAATCAATTTCCACTTTTTTCTTTTCAATCTTCTCATGTAGAAAAAATACAAGGCTAACAATTGCCAATAATCCTAAAGGAATATTCATCCAGAAGACGAAGCGCCAGCTAATATATTCGACTAATACTCCCCCTAATACTGGACCAATAATGGCGGAAATCCCCCATACACTAGATAAATATCCTTGAATTTTAGCGCGTTCTTCTTTTGTATAAATATCTCCGATAATGGTTGAAGCGATCGGCATGACAGCGCCTGCACCAAGACCTTGAACAAACCGATAAATAATGAGCATATCCATTGATTGTGCTAAACCACATAAAATGGAACCAATTAAAAATATTATAATTCCAATAATTAAAATTGGCTTTCTCCCAAAAATATCTGAAAGCTTTCCGTAGATTAAAACCGTTACAGCATTCATAAGTAAATACGAAGAAAAAATCCAACTATATTTTGAAAATCCACCGATTTCAGATACGATAGCAGGCATTGCTGTGGCAACAATCGTCGCTTCTACTGCAGCCATAAACATAGCAAGCATCACCGCAGCTAGAACGAATGGACGGTTCGTTCTTTTTTTCATAAGCCATTCATTCTCTTTTGAAGACATTACATTTCCCAAGTTTTAACCTCCTTTTTCATGTCAATACGATTTTTATGTAAATGAAAAACGCCCGAGAAGGCGCATCAAAAAATCGATATATTTCACATTTTTTCTATTTGTTCATCAACGTATGTCGTTTAGTAGAATGTGGATCGACTCGTTTGATTTTATTTATTCATTTTTCGTAAATGTTGATGTAAATGTTTTAAAATCACACGACGGGTAAAAATCCCTTCTAATACACCGTCATCATCTGTTACGCATACGAATGAATGATTAATCACAAGCTTCAAAGCTTTCATCACTTGGTCGGTTTTTAAAAGTCTAGGAATATCTTTATTCATCACTTCTTCTACTTTCATTCCTTCAAGCCTTTCAAATTCAATGCGTTCTAATCCTAATATCGAATCCATGATTAAATTTGTGCTGATTAATCCGTGTAAACGAAAAAACGGATCTAAAACCGGTATAGCTGTATATCCCGTTTTCGTTAAAACTAATAAAGCGTGTTCTAAATTATTGCCAATTTGCACATGAGCTACTTTATCTGCCGGAATAATGATATCCATAATGGATGTTTCTAAAAATTTTTCCGAATGAATACTAAACATGGTTCTTCTACCTCTCAATGTTTAAAATCAAATTATTTAAACGTTTATTTTTAGAACATAATGGACTACATTAATGATAACATATATCCAAAAATTTGATGATATCGAAACGAAATATCTTTATGTGAAATAAAGTATGTAATAACAACAATGAGAGTTCTAAAAAGTAAAGGCTCTTTTCTAAAAGATTGTTGCTTTACACAAGTGTTGATTATCCATTATTTTACTTAAACATACAGAATCGTATGGCTGAACACATGCTTTTCTGCCACATCCCTCGAACAAGAACGCAAGCGGGCAAATGAATTTGCCTGCAAAGCGTTCATTGTTCGAGAAGGGCATGCGTATTGCATGCCCAGTCGGCAAGTGATTCGCTTGCCGACTCCGGCAGAAAAGCTAGAAATAGAGCCATCTCAACTGGTTATTATCGGTTAATCAACACGCCTGGTTGCTTTACAATCTTAGCTTTTCAACTGTCTAGGAAAGCGACACGCTTCCTATGTCACACTTTAGTGTGAAGTGAACCGAACAAAAGGCGATGGTCGGACAATCTTATCCACTTTTTACCTGCTTTTACCCATTTTTTATTTTACAAAAAAGTTCGAAAAGTCGTACAATAAAAGCTGGGGAGGGATTATGATGACGGATGTATATCAATTATCAAATCGGTTGTATATCATCGACACGTATGATTTAAAGCGAAAGGGACGCACAGCTTCTTATGTACTAAAAGAGGATGAGTTAACGATTATAGAAACTTCAGCTAGTCCATCTGTACCACATCTATTAAATGGGTTAAGCGAGCTTGGGCTATCGCCTGATGACATTAAAAATATTATCGTTACCCATATCCATCTCGACCATGCTGGCGGGGCAGGGCTGTTATTAAAGCATTGTCCAAATGCAAAAGTAATTGTTCACCCTAAAGGAGCTAAGCATTTAGCTGATCCTTCACGGCTCATTAAAGGAGCAAAAGCCGTCTACGGGGAAAAATTTGAACAGCTTTTTGATCCGATTCTACCCATTCCAGAGGATCGAATGGTGATCAAACATCACGGAGAAACGTTAAAATTAAGCGACTCTTGTACATTAACCTTTTATGACACTCCTGGACATTCAAGACACCACTTCAGTATATACGATTCCAAAAGTAAGGGAATTTTTTCGGGTGATACATTAGGTATTTATTATAATGAGCTGAAGAAGGAGAAAATTGATTTCATTTTACCTTCTACATCACCAAACCAATTTGACCCTGATGAAATGCTGCAATCAACCTCTTTTATTGAAAACCTAGACGTAAAAGAAATTTATTTTAGCCATTTTGGAGTATGTCACGATCCAGAAACGGTATATTCGTCTATTCGCAAGTGGATGCCAATCTTTTTGCAGGCTGGAGAAGCTGGTTTTCAGTCTATAACAAATAATGACTTCAATGCAGCGGTTCAAGCTGTCGAAAAGGAGCTTAAAAATCGAATTTCTACATATTTGACAAATATCGGTGTTCCAGAAAACCATAAAGTGTATGAAATTTTATCAGTTGATTGTCAAGTTTGTGCAATGGGGTTAGTCGATTATTTGACAAAAAAGAAATAAAAAATTAGTAAAAAATTCAAAAATATAGTTAAAACCTCGGCATCGATCATAAGCCGAGGTTTTACTAACAAAGGGGGAGCGGGGGTATTGATTTAGCGAGATTACACTTATAATGATAATGATTATCAATTTCATTGTCAATAATAATTTTGCGAAAAAATATACGATTTTACTGTCCAATAAGTTGGGAGAAAAGGAATCAATGGAATTTTCAATTTTTCCTCCGTTTGCATGTATCTCCCATCATAGTTCTTTTCATTTTGAACAGAATTTACTGATTGGTTCGCCATTTTTCGTTCATTGTTCTTTTGGATAGTTTGTCTTTCATGCATGTTTTGTCCCTTTTCGTTTTGAAGCGGTAGTTGTCCTTCCAGATTATTCAGTTCGTCGTGTGGAATATGCGGTTGTTGTTCCGAAAATTGAATTTGATGTATTTTCCATTTTCCATCTTCTTTTTTAAAATAAACAGCTTCGTAGTGATCTTCATAAGAGACAGGACCTTCGGATGATTTTGGGAAAAATTGATAGATTAATCGAGTTGTTTCATTCAATTGAAAAGTAAATGGTTTGTTATAATCAAAAAATGGAACTACATTATTATTAGGGGCATCTGTTGCATATACGAAGTAGCCGCTCTTTCCTTTCTCGACGTTTTCATGGATGAAGGATTGACGGAAGGTGTAAGTAAAATAAGGTGTTAATATATACATTATCTCAGATAGAGACCTTTCTTTTTCGGTAAGTGAAACTTGGGCTGCAAATGCATCTTGTAAAAACCAAATCGTTTCTTCTTTCATCAATTCCTTCTCTTCAATTGCAGCTACATTTAGCGGGACTTGTCCAAACAAAATCGCCACAATGATCATAGCAAATAAACTCGTTCGCACTGGATCACCTCCTTAATTTAACTTTCTTATGTTTATTGTACCGTTGTGGTCATGGTTATGACGGAAAACAATTCGTAAAATCCTAGCAAATTTCAACATGCATGAAATGTTCATGTCGAATTTTTCGTAGAGGAAAAATGAATGCAGCGACCCTTTTAGAAGAAAAAGCAGCTATTTTACGAACAGTATTGATTGAGACTTACATACGTTTGAATGTACAAAAAAGAGGCTGTGATAAAGTGTTAAAACCTCCTACTATTTATAGTGAAATGGGTCAAACACTTATGAGACAGCCTCATTTGGACTTTAAATATGCGATGATCACGACCTTTTATCAGGCGTGTTGATTAACCAATAAAAACCAGTTGAGATGGCTCTATTTCTAGCTTTTCTGCCGGAGTCGGCAAGCGAATCGCTTGCCGACTCCGGCAGAAAAGCATGTGTTCAGCCATACGATTCTGTATCTTTAAGTCAAATAATGGATAATCAATACTAGTGACCTTTTATATTATTTTACATGAGGCGAAATAAAGTTTACCATTCAGTAAGATAAACATAAATTAAGTAAAACAACAAAATTCCTATAAAAATCATATAGGCCAGAAAAATTGGATTACGTAAATATGGCCGTTCATCCACTTTTTCATTGATTTTTGTATCATACTTACTTTGTCTTGCGTCAACTAGCTTGCCTGTCCATATCGTATAAACGAGTCCGATCACTAATATGATTAAAGCAATAATCCCTAAAATAAAATTCATATACTGCATCTATATAACCACCTTTTTTCTATAGCGTTTGAAAAAAGGTGGTGATCTATACATTTGTTATAGTAAACCATCCTGCTCAAATAAATAAGAATAAGGCAAGTCAATAAACAAGTAATGGCGTTCATTCAGTGGGTACGAAAATGTTCGTATCGTTTCCCCTGTTTCAATATCACTATATAAGTCGCTAAAAAACCCTTTTTTATTGACACGCATTCTCATAATATTCTCCAAAAAATAAGGGCGCCAGCTCCAATTTTTCATATAATACTCGGGCTGGAACACCCAGCCATTTTCTTTTTTAAAAATATTACCTGATTGCTGAAACCCATTTTCATCACAAACATAAATGCGAAAGCTGCAGTGTGACAAATCTTCAGCTAAAAGAGTAATGAATTCATTATAATCCTTCGTCGACTTTTTATATTTATTGATCAGGTGTTGAATTAATGTGTGAAACTCCTCTGACTTTTCATATAAAATTTCAAGCTTTTTCTTTTCATAATAGATAAAATGTTGAAACTCATCTTTTAATCGTTCTTTTAAAAAATCCCTGTCAATAAATGTACGTGATGGGTGGTGTAAATAAAAGCCTTGATAATACCTTCCCCCATTTTTCCAAGCATGCTTAAGCTGAAAGTTTGCTTCAATGTCTTCATATAAAAGAGTTGCGCCAATTTTTCGAGCAAGTAAAGAAATGGAATATAAAACGTCCAAATAGGTTTGACTTGGGGTTGCTTTTTTCAACGGCTGTAAATCAATTTTTAAAATATTTGGTGATAATAGTCCAATTCGATCTAAATTGCTGCTTTCCTTGCCAATATTATCAACAGCTATTTTAATTCCATATGTTCGATAGTAAGTAAGTAGATGTTTCAACTGTTCAATATCGCCTGTAAAGTTATGCTCTGTGATTTCAATGACGACTCGTTCTAAATCGAGCTCTTTTTCTTTTTCATTTAGTAATATATTTAATAAGCTTTCACCATTATCAATCATTAGTAAATTAGGATCACGATTTATAAATATGAGAATATCTTCATCGAGTTGTTTTATTTCTTTTATAGCTTTTTTTACTATATAATCATCGACTTCGATGCGATATTCTTCTGGAACGGACTCATCTTGAAAAAAAGATCCTAAGCTGTTCCATTCCCCTTTGAATTTTATTCTTCCAAGCACCTCATAGCCAATCACTTTTTGTTCATCAGCACTAAATATAGCTTGATAAAATGGTTCTACTCGTTCTAAATTTGTTAAAATGTCTAATGGATCCATGAATATCCCCTCACAATTATAACTACCTTACTGTTTAATTATACCATATTTTCATAGCATTACTTGAAAGAAACCTACCCTTTAATCCTTATAAATTGCCTCTTTTCTAAAAGATTGTTGCATTACTATACGATAACTTATCGACTGTCAGGCAAGCGGTACGCTTGCTATGTCACGCTATAGCGTAAGTCGAAAAACAATAAATTTACGAAAACAACGTATAAATATTTTATCACTAATTATCTGTATTTTCTTACTATTTTTATTACCACAAAGTTTTTTGATCAATGTTATAATATAAAAATAAGTCACGGCAGGAATGGTTGAGATCAATGAAAGGTATTTCACGACGACACTTTTTAAAAGGCTTTTTAGGCATACTTTTGACGAGTATAGGAGGTACGGTTGGAGGCTATAGCTATGCTAAATACATTGAGCCTAGACGGCTTGCGATTTCGAAACAGACGGTCGAACATGAACAAATACCAGCGAGTTTTCATGAAGTGACAATCGTTCAATTTAGCGATACACATTTAAGTGATTTTTTTACAATTGAACAGTTTAAAAATGTGATTGATACGATTAATTCATTAAAGCCACATATGATCGTTTTTACGGGAGACTTAATTGATGAACCTAATCGCTATTCACACATAAACGAAATCATCCCTTTATTAAAAAAATTGAACGCACCATTAGGCAAATTCGCAATATATGGAAACCACGATCATGGTGGATACGGAACGAATATTTACCGAAACATTCTCGAACTGTCTAATTTTCATTTGTTAAGGAATGAGACGAAAAAAATCACCTTAATGGATGGCAGCTATATTTATATTGCTGGTATCGATGATTTAATGCTTGGAAGGCCTAATTGGAATGGAACATTACAAAACATGGAAGAAAATGCTTTTTCCATTTTACTCGTACATGAACCAGATGCCGTCAATCGTACACAACAATTTTCAATAAATCTTCAGCTCTCTGGTCATTCACATGGTGGCCAAATTAAGCTTCCATTCATCGGTGCACTTTACACACCACCCTATGCAGAACAATATTATGAAGGTCTTTATCAAGTTGGGAAGACAACTCTTTATGTTAATAGAGGATTAGGGACCACAAGGGTGCCTTACCGTTTTTTATCCGTTCCAGAAATAACGTTATTTACTTTAAAATCGAAATAAATACGAACTAGCCCCTTCACAAATACCGTAAAGGGGCTGGCCATTTATTCGTTCTTTTAAAGTTTCTCCTTCTTCCGGACATAATTTTCGCTTTCTTCCCTTCATTTATGAAGCTTCATCATTACTCTTCATCATCACGAACCTTGTAGGCCATATTAAATAAAATAAGCTGTGAATCAATTTCCGGCTCATTTGCTGCACGTTGTACGTAGTGATAATCCCCGCGTTCATCCTGCTCGCGTGCTTTAACATTATCAGCTAGTAAAATATCAAGAATGTCATTCAGTCTCTTTTTTAATTGTCCATCATAGATTGGAAATAATATTTCCACACGTCTTTCCATATTGCGAGTCATCATATCAGCTGAGGAAAGAAATATTTTTTTCTCCCCATTATGATTGAATAAATAGATGCGGCTATGCTCTAGGAATCGACCGACAATACTTCGAACGGCAATATTTTCGCTTACTCCTTTAATACCAGGACGTAAACAGCAAATACCGCGAACGATTAAGTCAATTTTGACGCCTGCACATGATGCTTCATATAATTTCATCATTAATTCTTTATCTGTCAACGAATTCATTTTAGCAATAATCCGACCATTTCCGTATTGTTTTTGAAATTGAATTTCTTGGTTAATGAGCTCGATGAATTTACTTCGAATATCAAATGGAGATACTGAGAGATGATGAAAGGTCGGCTTTTCGGTATATCCGCTTAAGTAGTTAAAAAAGTTCGTTGCATCAATAGCAAATTTCTGTTTGGAAGTGATGAGTCCGATATCTGTATAGATCTTTGCTGTTTGATCGTTGTAGTTTCCTGTTCCTAAATGGACAAAACGCTCAATTTTACCATTTTTTCGCCGGACAACAAGTGTAATTTTACTATGTGTTTTCAAATAAGTCATTCCATAAATGACGTGACAGCCCGCTTTCTCTAACTCCTTTGCCCACTGTACGTTGTTTTCTTCATCAAACCGCGCTTTTAATTCAACTAATACCGTTACTTGCTTCCCGTTTTCAGCCGCTCGCTTTAACGCTTCAATAATCGGTGAATCCCCGCTGACTCTGTATAAGGTTTGTTTGATTGCTAGTACATCCGGGTCATCGGCCGCATCTGACACAAAATCGACAACAGGTTCAAATGATTCATATGGATGGTGCAACAAAATATCTCTTTCTTTTGCCACCTCAAATAGGTCTTCATCTGAACCAATATCCTTCGGAGGCTGTGGTATTAACGTTTCGTAAACTAAATGTTCATGAGTCGGTTTTAATATTTTATAAAAAGAAAATAAAAACGTTAAATCAAGCGGACCGTCAATTTCGTAAACATCCTTTTCATGAATTTCTAGCTCTTGTAATAAATACTTTAAAATCCGATGATCTCGTCCGAACTTTTTAATTTCTAAACGTACAGCCGCTCCCCACTTTCGTTTCTTTAATTCCTTTTCAATTTCCTTTAATAAATCTCTTGCTCCTTCTTCATGAATCGTTAAATCCGCATTTCGTGTAATCCGAAACTCCGTAACTGATACAACTTTATAACCGAGAAATAGCTTGTAAATAAAATGACTAATGACATCCTCTAGCATGATAAAGTTCCGATTTCCCTGTTCCCCTTCTACCTCGATCAAGCGATCTAAAACGGCTGGGACTTGGACGATGGCTGTTTTAATGCGATTTTCATCCGTTTCGCAGCTGTCTTCAAGCAAAATGGCGAGGTTTAAGCTTTTGTTTAGAAGCATTGGAAACGGGCGATATGCATCGACTGCCATTGGTGTTAAGACAGGGAAAATATGCTCATCAAAATATTTTTCTAGCTGAAGTAGTTGCTTGTTTGTTAAATCTTGAATGGTTAAAAAGAAAATGTTCTCCTGCTCCAATTGTGGAACAATTTTATGATTAAAAATGTGATATTGATGTTCGACTAATTGATGGTTTTTTTTCGCTATTTGCGACAATTGCTCTTTCGGTGTTAAGCCTGCTTTATTTTCCGGCTTGTTAAAACCTGCTTTCACTTGATCTTTTAATCCAGCAACACGGACCATAAAAAATTCATCGAGATTGGAGCTGAAAATGGCTAAAAATTTCATCCGTTCAAGCAACGGATTACGTTCATCCTCTGCCTCCTCTAACACTCGTTTATTAAAAGCAAGCCAGCTTAGTTCGCGATTATTGTAGTACTTTGGATTGCTTAAATCCCTTTCTCTATTTTTATTTTCTGTCATCGTCATCATTTTCACCTTCTTGCATCATCACTTAATCGTTCTAATTAAAAATTAGCATAAAAAGAAAGCCTATGAAAGGCTCCTTTATATTAGCTGCATCATTTTTGTGTTTATTGGCAAAAAATGCAACTTCACTTCTCGTTTTAACACTTTTATTAAGTGCTTTTTTTGTTTTTCAACTTGATACTGTTCCGGCTGCCAATTTTGATTACAGTAAATATTCACGTGGATCGTTCCCTTTTCATCTACTTTTACATGAATGTTTTCGACAATATCCCGTTTCGTTGCATTCAAATGATAGGCAAACTTGATTAAAGCCCCTAAAAAACGAAGCTTCCGCTGCTCCTCCTTTGAAAACCATTGCTGAAAAGGTTCTACATATTGTTTAAATAAAGAGGAATTTTTAAATGATGCAATCAAGGCAAGCTCTACTTGTTCTTTATGAAACATCCCGTCAATCGTGCGATTAGCTAACAAATAAAACGTATGCTGACTACTCGATTCAGGGTCAATATATTGACCTAGGTTATAAAAAAGGGCTCCAGTTCGAAGCAATTGAACATCAACGTCTGTCCATTCTCCAATTTGTTGGTCCTTCAATTGTCGAAACAACATATATACAATGTTCGTTACTTGAAACGCATGTTTTAAATCGACTTCATAATCAATCGCCAACTGCTGAAAGCTTTCTTCCACAACATTCGTAAAAATCGGTGACCCAATATCTTTCAATAATTCTTCATAAAAAATGCCATCTCTTAAACCTTTTCTACTTAATATAAATGCTGTCGCTTCAACAGTTTCATATAACTGTAAAAACACTTCAATAGCGGGGATGATAATATCTGCTCGGTCTTTTGAAAGACCTTCAACTTGCTTTAGCTTATCAAAAGAAAGAGAGGTCAAATAATTTTTTACATTTACAATATCTTTTAAATCCATTTGATATTGATGAAGGTTTTTCAATGGATACTGTTTGCGTGCTTGATCCATTTGTACTAAATTGCGCGCACTACCTCCAATAGCGATAATCGGTAGTTTCTTTCCTTTTAACCATGGGAGCTTAGCAAACTGTTTTTGTAAAAACTGCTTAAGTGCTTTTAATTCCGTTTCTGTTGGTGTATTCCCTTTTACAAATTGTTTTTTTAAAGAAAGAACACCGAAAGGAAAACTGTGGAAATGTTTCAAATTCCGGTTTTGAAAGTAAGTAATTTCTGTGCTTCCCCCACCGATATCAATCGTAAATCCATCATGGATGGATGTTGAATTCACGACTGCCAAAAAACCGTAATAAGCTTCCTCGTATTCGGATAGGATGCGAATTTGAAAGTCTGTTTCTTTTTGCACAATTTGAATGATTTCTTTTTGGTTAATCGCTTGACGAATCGTCGCTGTCGCTACACATTTAACGTTTCGTAATTGATGAAAACGGGTTACCTCTTGAAACGATTTTAATGTATCGATAAGAACATTTATTCCATCCTCACTTAATTCCCCATTTTCGAGCAAAAAGTTGCGAAGTCTCGCCACTGCCTTTACATTTTCAATTTCTTTTAACCTACCGCTTTTATCTTGTTGATAAATAACTAAACGTATTGTATTTGAACCAATATCCACAATTCCGTATTTACCTTTCAAAGCTTCAACACCCTTAAACATAAATTTTCTAACAGAACGTATTCATCAACAAATCATACACTGAAATGGAAAGGAGAAATGGCTAATGATACATCTTGTTAAAAGTGGAGAAACATTTGCAGAAATAGCGATGAATTATCGCCTAAGTTTACAGTCATTATTGCAAGCGAATCCAACTATTCGTCCTGATCAGATTAAACCTGGACAGCCAGTCTATATTCCAGGCCTGCCAAATCCTCAATCCATCCCATACAAAGTTGACGTATCCATACAAGAGAGAAAATTGCGTTTATATAAACATAACATACTCATCAAAACATATCCAATTGCAGTTGGAGCGATTTTGTCCCAAACCCCAGTTGGCCAATACGTTATTGTCAATCGTGCCCCAAATCCAGGTGGACCTTTTGGAGCGATGTGGCTAAGCTTATCCAAACTTCATTATGGAATACATGGAACGAATAATCCGTCTTCGATCGGAAAAGCCGTTTCAAAGGGCTGTATTCGCATGTTTAATCAAGATGTTTTAGAGCTTTCCTCTATGGTTCCTAATGGAACAGAAGTTTTCATTCATCCTTAACACAATCGATCGAATCTATGATATATTGTAAGAGGTTTAAAGTATTTTCACGAAAATTCATACGTTTAAGGGGCATTTTATAATGGACATCTTTCAAAACCGCAATTTTGTTAAGCTTTTTTTTGCTGCACTTTCTTCACAAATGGGGACAACCATTGGAAATATGGCCTTTGCTTTTTATTTGCTCGATCATTTTAGTGAGCAGCCTTATTATGCAACATTGGCCGAACTGATGTATTCATTGCCAACGATTTTTGTCTTTTTTCTTGTTGGAGTTGTAGCAGATCGACTCGATCGAAAAAAAGTTGCTGAAAATTGTGATTGGATTCGTGCCATATTAACCATTTTCTTTTTTTTCGCCTTGTTCACAAATTCTTTACCGCTTATGTTTCTTATTTTATTTTTGCGAAGCGCTGTGACAAAGTTCTTTTTCCCCGCTGAAACGAGTTTAGTACAAGGGATTTTGCGAAAAGATCAATTTGCCACAGCAGCTGGGCTTAACCAAATGCTATTTAGTATGTTTATGGTCTTTGGAGTAGGATTAGGTGCTCTAACGTATAACTGGATTGGCATCCATGGTGCGATATTCATTGATGCGGTCAGTTTTATCATATCAGCATTACTCATTCGTGCATGTAACATTCCCCAAGCAGCACGACTACCAAATGGCCGTCCAAAGTGGAAAGATTTAAACATGAAATCAACACTCACTGATTTTAAAGTAGGGATTCAATATATCATTCGCAACCGGCTGCTTTCATTGATTATTTTTGGATTTTTCGTGTTCGGCTTTATTCAAGGCAGCTTCGCTGTTTTACCAATCTTTACAATGAAATATGAATTAGCTCCCGCTCATTATGAAGCTTATGCATCCTATTTTGCAATTAGTTTAGGTGTCGGACTTTTATTCGGAAGTGTCATTTCAACCTGGTTGGCCAACAAAATGAATTCATATGTTCTATTTATTTTTCCAATTTTAATGACAAGTATTTTAGTGCTTTTATTAGGGTTAACAAGTAATGCTTGGACCTTTTTCATTTTATCTTTTTTTATCGGAATGTGTATCGGCCCTGTTAATGTTGTCATCGGTGATTGGATGCCAAAAATTGTTCAGCCGAATTTTATGGGACGTGTAAGCGGCTGGATTGATCCAATTATGATGTTTTCTCAATCATTAACTCTTGGTTGCATTACTGTATTATTTCCGAAGGTCGTTTCAAATGTGGATCTGATTTATTATGGGATAGCTGCGGTTATTTTAGCTGTTTTTATTTTTTATGCGGTACTACTACCGAAAAAAGAGGCAGAGGTGTACACTTTTTCTACGCAAAAGAACAAAGAAGTATATAAAGCGAATTAACCTAAAACTTATTTTATGAAACGGTACAAGCTCTTCATAAACTGGATCTTTTTTAACAAACGATTTATTTTTTGCTGCGAACTTATACTAACTTAACATACGACAAATAAAAAGGATGTGTAATTTGGTTGCATTTTCTATTTATGAAAGTATAATTTACTTAAGAAACTATTAAAGATATTATTAAAAGGAGAATAAATATGGACGATAGCAACCAATGTCATTCAAATGACGCAGCAGTTGATAAAATTGCCCGAGCCATTTATATTGTCAATCGCCACGCTAAAACGGCAC
This genomic interval from Bacillus alveayuensis contains the following:
- a CDS encoding exopolyphosphatase/guanosine-5'-triphosphate,3'-diphosphate pyrophosphatase (product_source=KO:K01524; cath_funfam=3.30.420.40; cog=COG0248; ko=KO:K01524; pfam=PF02541; superfamily=109604,53067; tigrfam=TIGR03706), with the protein product MKGKYGIVDIGSNTIRLVIYQQDKSGRLKEIENVKAVARLRNFLLENGELSEDGINVLIDTLKSFQEVTRFHQLRNVKCVATATIRQAINQKEIIQIVQKETDFQIRILSEYEEAYYGFLAVVNSTSIHDGFTIDIGGGSTEITYFQNRNLKHFHSFPFGVLSLKKQFVKGNTPTETELKALKQFLQKQFAKLPWLKGKKLPIIAIGGSARNLVQMDQARKQYPLKNLHQYQMDLKDIVNVKNYLTSLSFDKLKQVEGLSKDRADIIIPAIEVFLQLYETVEATAFILSRKGLRDGIFYEELLKDIGSPIFTNVVEESFQQLAIDYEVDLKHAFQVTNIVYMLFRQLKDQQIGEWTDVDVQLLRTGALFYNLGQYIDPESSSQHTFYLLANRTIDGMFHKEQVELALIASFKNSSLFKQYVEPFQQWFSKEEQRKLRFLGALIKFAYHLNATKRDIVENIHVKVDEKGTIHVNIYCNQNWQPEQYQVEKQKKHLIKVLKREVKLHFLPINTKMMQLI
- a CDS encoding LysM repeat protein (product_source=COG1388; cath_funfam=2.40.440.10; cog=COG1388; pfam=PF01476,PF03734; smart=SM00257; superfamily=141523,54106); amino-acid sequence: MIHLVKSGETFAEIAMNYRLSLQSLLQANPTIRPDQIKPGQPVYIPGLPNPQSIPYKVDVSIQERKLRLYKHNILIKTYPIAVGAILSQTPVGQYVIVNRAPNPGGPFGAMWLSLSKLHYGIHGTNNPSSIGKAVSKGCIRMFNQDVLELSSMVPNGTEVFIHP
- a CDS encoding H+ antiporter protein (product_source=TIGR00900; cath_funfam=1.20.1250.20; cog=COG0477; pfam=PF07690; superfamily=103473; tigrfam=TIGR00900; transmembrane_helix_parts=Inside_1_11,TMhelix_12_34,Outside_35_43,TMhelix_44_66,Inside_67_85,TMhelix_86_108,Outside_109_141,TMhelix_142_164,Inside_165_224,TMhelix_225_247,Outside_248_261,TMhelix_262_284,Inside_285_290,TMhelix_291_310,Outside_311_313,TMhelix_314_336,Inside_337_356,TMhelix_357_374,Outside_375_383,TMhelix_384_403,Inside_404_425); this translates as MDIFQNRNFVKLFFAALSSQMGTTIGNMAFAFYLLDHFSEQPYYATLAELMYSLPTIFVFFLVGVVADRLDRKKVAENCDWIRAILTIFFFFALFTNSLPLMFLILFLRSAVTKFFFPAETSLVQGILRKDQFATAAGLNQMLFSMFMVFGVGLGALTYNWIGIHGAIFIDAVSFIISALLIRACNIPQAARLPNGRPKWKDLNMKSTLTDFKVGIQYIIRNRLLSLIIFGFFVFGFIQGSFAVLPIFTMKYELAPAHYEAYASYFAISLGVGLLFGSVISTWLANKMNSYVLFIFPILMTSILVLLLGLTSNAWTFFILSFFIGMCIGPVNVVIGDWMPKIVQPNFMGRVSGWIDPIMMFSQSLTLGCITVLFPKVVSNVDLIYYGIAAVILAVFIFYAVLLPKKEAEVYTFSTQKNKEVYKAN